The window TGGTGTAAAGTTTATCAAATCCCCTGATTTTTACGTTCGTAATTTGCGCTATGCCCATATACTCAAAGGCGCCTACATCAAACCCGAAATTGGTTTCGGCTACTACTCTTCTGACGAAGAAGACTATTACAACCCCGGCTACCCCGACTATAACCACAGTACCAAACGCATCGAAAATTTTTCTTTAATGATTCAACTGGTGCTTGGTAAACAGTGGGTAATCAATGATATCTTTTTGGTGGATTTTTATGCCGGCGCCGGCTATGGCTTCGACAATCAGGGAGGCGAATATCACTATGGTTATGCCATCGTCTCCGACGAAGTTCCGTTGAGCCTTTCGGCAGGATTAAAAATCGGCATCCTCTTTTAGATACTTCATTTTTTCGCAAAAGCATTCCGGCTGATCCATCTTACAAGTTGAAGTTTTCGGTTCTTGTGTATCTTTGGCCGCAAATAAATCCAAGATGGTTGTTGTAGAAACAGAAATAAAAGACCTGCTGATCATAAAGCCCGACGTGTTTGAAGACGAACGTGGCTATTTTTTTGAAAGCTACAATCGAAAAAAATTTATGGAGCACGGCATTCCCGCCGATTTTGTACAGGACAACGAGTCTTGCTCCGGGCTGCATGTGCTGCGTGGGATGCATTTTCAGCAGCCGCCTCATACACAAGGAAAACTTGTGCGCGTGATGCAGGGCTCGGTGCTGGATGTAGCGGTCGACTTGCGGCGCCACTCCCCCACTTACGGCAAATGGGCTTCCATCGTTCTTACCGAAGAAAATAAATGGATGTACTGGATACCCGAAGGCTTTGCCCATGGTTTTTTAACACTGGCCGAGCGAACCGTATTTTTTTACAAATGCACCAACGTTTTTAATAAAGCCTCCGAAGGTGCACTCCGCTGGGACGACCCGACTCTAAACATCCAGTGGGGCATAGAAAATCCGGTGCTTAGCGCAAAAGATCAGACGGCTCCTCTTTTCGAAAATTTTAAAACTCCCTTTTAAACCATCCTTCTTTATATTATGATCAGAGCCGAAAACATCCACAAATCCTATGGCAGCCTACACGTGCTCAAAGGTATCGACCTGGAGATTCAAAAAGGAGAAATTGTGTCGATTGTCGGAGCATCGGGGGCGGGCAAGAGCACCCTGCTGCACATCCTGGGCACGCTCGACCGTCCCGACAAGGGAAGTATTTTTTACGACAATCTGCAAATCGACCTGCTGCCCGAACGAAAGTTTTCAGAGTTCCGCAACCGCCAGATCGGTTTTGTGTTTCAGTTTCACCACCTGCTGCCCGAGTTCACGGCGATAGAAAATGTGTGCATTCCTGCTTTTATTCAAGGCATCAGCCGCAGTGCTGCCGAACAAAAAGCACATAAACTTCTTAAATTTTTAAACCTGGAAGATCGCGCCACACACAAACCAGCACAGCTCTCAGGCGGCGAGCAACAACGCCTGGCCGTTGCCCGTGCGCTGATCAACGACCCTGCTGTAATCCTGGCCGACGAGCCTTCCGGCAACCTCGACTCCAAATCGGCGGTAGAATTGCACCAGCTTTTCTTCGACCTGCG is drawn from Bacteroidales bacterium and contains these coding sequences:
- the rfbC gene encoding dTDP-4-dehydrorhamnose 3,5-epimerase, which produces MVVVETEIKDLLIIKPDVFEDERGYFFESYNRKKFMEHGIPADFVQDNESCSGLHVLRGMHFQQPPHTQGKLVRVMQGSVLDVAVDLRRHSPTYGKWASIVLTEENKWMYWIPEGFAHGFLTLAERTVFFYKCTNVFNKASEGALRWDDPTLNIQWGIENPVLSAKDQTAPLFENFKTPF
- a CDS encoding ABC transporter ATP-binding protein encodes the protein MIRAENIHKSYGSLHVLKGIDLEIQKGEIVSIVGASGAGKSTLLHILGTLDRPDKGSIFYDNLQIDLLPERKFSEFRNRQIGFVFQFHHLLPEFTAIENVCIPAFIQGISRSAAEQKAHKLLKFLNLEDRATHKPAQLSGGEQQRLAVARALINDPAVILADEPSGNLDSKSAVELHQLFFDLRSKLNQTFIIVTHNTALADMADRKLTIVDGKIL